The Oryzias melastigma strain HK-1 unplaced genomic scaffold, ASM292280v2 sc07590, whole genome shotgun sequence genome window below encodes:
- the LOC112142139 gene encoding anti-Muellerian hormone type-2 receptor-like, whose product MRCSDLFQGVTVPQRLLPYELELEANVTLERLFLYVCEMDRRPSIPESWELLPQGSAMKQLLTECWDRDTDARLTAHCVVDRLVSLQTDLSL is encoded by the exons GTGTCACCGTCCCTCAGCGTCTTTTGCCGTATGAGCTGGAGCTGGAAGCCAACGTGACGCTGGAGAGACTCTTCCTCTATGTGTGTGAAATGGACAGGAGACCTTCAATCCCTGAATCCTGGGAGCTGCTGCCACAG GGATCTGCCATGAAGCAACTCCTGACTGAATGTTGGGACCGGGACACAGACGCCCGTTTAACAGCACACTGTGTTGTGGACAGATTAGTGTCTCTACAGACTGATTTATCACTGTGA